One genomic window of Candidatus Nitrospira inopinata includes the following:
- a CDS encoding ABC-F family ATP-binding cassette domain-containing protein, translating to MLQIDSVSKQYSTKVLLTEASAHLRPNSRVGLVGPNGAGKTTLFRMILGEESPDKGSIHLRPRLRIGYLPQELETIIGKTVLDAAHRDEFPEHEAKRILMGLGFSEADFARPIETLSGGYRMRVALAHLLLSNPDVLMLDEPTNHLDKPTQRWFEQFLLDSDMTLLIISHDTAFLDRVVTHIWELRHRKIEEYRGNYSTFRRLRAERDTQLHASAARQAKEIARVQKFVDRFRYQANKASQVQSRLKQLEKVKRIELQRDPKRVKFRFPEPPASGRQVLDLAGVSKRYGDKVVYESLDFSVERGQRVALVGENGAGKSTLLKILAGVLPPDSGTRIVGHGVTLHYFAQHQAEALNPEHTILESLEEVTKHAEMNFLRGIAGAFLFSGQEQKKPIKALSGGERNRVALARMLVEPANTLLLDEPTNHLDPASVDVLTDALAEFPGTIVFISHDPTFLTRIATRVVEIEDGRARNFHGNYEYYLWKKAQELESITETTEELAGKSRGKSAEPTRAMAQQIPAAPKHSGGDRRDLTKTHARLEKQVARLEAEIADLEQKVKARDVELADPELYRDFGKWNVLHQEQDGWKRDLERLTTRWESLSAELEEVKHKLAALR from the coding sequence GGCCCAATTCACGAGTCGGCCTGGTCGGCCCGAACGGCGCGGGCAAAACGACGCTCTTCCGCATGATCCTGGGAGAAGAATCGCCCGACAAGGGGTCCATCCATCTCCGTCCGAGACTCCGCATCGGCTATCTGCCGCAGGAGCTCGAGACCATCATCGGCAAGACCGTGCTCGACGCGGCGCATCGGGACGAATTCCCCGAGCACGAAGCCAAACGCATTCTGATGGGCCTCGGTTTTTCCGAGGCGGATTTCGCCCGGCCGATTGAAACCTTGTCCGGCGGCTACCGCATGCGCGTGGCGCTCGCGCACCTCCTGCTCTCCAATCCCGACGTCCTGATGCTGGACGAGCCGACCAACCATTTGGACAAACCCACGCAGCGTTGGTTCGAGCAGTTTTTGTTGGATTCGGACATGACGCTGTTGATCATCAGCCATGACACGGCGTTCCTCGATCGCGTCGTCACCCACATCTGGGAACTGCGGCATCGCAAGATCGAAGAATATCGGGGAAATTACTCGACCTTCCGTAGGCTCCGCGCGGAACGGGACACCCAACTGCACGCCTCCGCGGCGCGGCAGGCCAAAGAGATCGCGCGCGTCCAGAAATTCGTGGACCGATTCCGCTACCAAGCCAACAAAGCCAGTCAGGTCCAGTCCCGCCTGAAACAGCTCGAGAAGGTCAAACGCATCGAGCTGCAACGGGACCCCAAGCGGGTCAAGTTCCGGTTCCCCGAGCCGCCGGCCAGTGGGCGGCAGGTGCTCGACCTCGCGGGCGTGAGCAAACGCTATGGAGACAAGGTCGTCTATGAGTCGCTGGATTTTTCAGTCGAGCGCGGACAACGGGTGGCGCTGGTCGGAGAAAACGGCGCGGGGAAAAGCACGCTGTTAAAAATCCTCGCCGGCGTCCTCCCACCCGATTCGGGCACGCGCATCGTGGGACACGGCGTGACGCTGCATTACTTCGCGCAGCACCAGGCGGAAGCCTTGAATCCCGAACACACGATTCTGGAATCGCTGGAGGAGGTGACCAAGCACGCCGAGATGAACTTTTTGCGCGGCATCGCCGGCGCGTTTCTCTTCTCCGGCCAAGAACAGAAAAAACCGATCAAGGCGTTGAGCGGAGGAGAGCGCAATCGCGTGGCGCTGGCCCGCATGCTCGTCGAACCGGCCAATACGTTGCTCCTGGACGAGCCGACGAATCATCTGGACCCGGCTTCCGTTGACGTCCTGACCGACGCCCTCGCCGAATTTCCAGGAACGATCGTGTTCATTTCGCACGATCCCACCTTCCTGACGAGGATCGCGACGCGCGTGGTGGAGATCGAGGACGGGCGGGCGCGGAACTTTCATGGCAATTACGAGTACTATCTCTGGAAAAAGGCGCAGGAGCTGGAATCGATCACGGAGACCACGGAGGAGCTCGCCGGCAAATCACGCGGCAAGTCGGCAGAGCCGACGCGGGCGATGGCGCAGCAGATTCCCGCCGCGCCCAAACATTCCGGCGGCGACCGGCGTGATTTGACCAAAACCCACGCCCGCCTTGAAAAACAAGTGGCCCGATTGGAAGCGGAGATTGCGGACCTCGAACAGAAAGTGAAAGCCCGAGACGTCGAGTTGGCCGATCCCGAACTGTACCGGGACTTTGGGAAGTGGAACGTCCTGCACCAGGAACAGGACGGATGGAAGCGCGATCTTGAACGATTGACCACCCGCTGGGAATCGCTGTCGGCCGAGCTGGAAGAGGTCAAACACAAGCTGGCGGCGTTGCGTTAG
- a CDS encoding PilZ domain-containing protein, whose product MATVNERRKFVRATLVGSALVIPHDGRRASTAVLDNVNKIGAGLHTKDRFAPKARVTVSLAFLDSNQVEQQEKLDGMIAWVKPWGKKGFLIGVVWDDVVTEEKNRWLYYYLEETLKASR is encoded by the coding sequence ATGGCGACGGTCAACGAACGAAGAAAGTTCGTGCGGGCCACGCTGGTGGGTTCCGCCCTGGTGATTCCCCACGATGGAAGACGGGCGAGCACCGCCGTGTTGGACAACGTGAACAAAATCGGCGCCGGTCTTCATACGAAGGACCGGTTTGCTCCCAAGGCGCGAGTGACCGTGTCGCTCGCGTTTCTGGATTCCAATCAGGTTGAACAGCAGGAAAAGCTGGACGGCATGATCGCCTGGGTCAAGCCCTGGGGCAAGAAGGGGTTTTTGATCGGGGTCGTGTGGGACGACGTCGTGACGGAAGAAAAAAACCGCTGGCTCTACTACTACCTGGAGGAAACGCTCAAGGCCTCACGCTAA
- a CDS encoding replication-associated recombination protein A, protein MSEERDDTPGLFDVRQRQETASAPLAERMRPREFDEFVGQEDIMAPDRPLRRAIETDRLTSVIFWGPPGSGKTTLAHLIARHTKAQFVPFSAVTGGVQELRAIIKSAEQRRTLHGSRTILFVDEIHRFNKAQQDAFLPHVERGTVILVGATTENPSFEVISPLLSRSLVVVLKPLSERALEQVLDRALGDAERGLGGRTVRLSTEARRRLIAYGNGDARAMLTALEFVVTHVSAAPAGERVIDEALLEEALGRHALRYDKAGEEHYNVISAYIKSLRDSDPDGALYWLARMVEGGEDPKFIARRMVIFASEDIGNADPMALVVATAVAQAVQFVGLPEAQINLAQGTTYLASRPKDNASYVGLLEAIRDVKTHGNLGVPLHLRNAETSLMKVLGYGEGYRYVHDDPGAETEQRHLPGPLHGQRYYRPKNRR, encoded by the coding sequence ATGTCCGAGGAAAGAGATGACACCCCCGGTTTGTTCGATGTTCGTCAACGCCAGGAGACGGCTTCCGCTCCGTTGGCCGAACGGATGCGTCCGCGGGAGTTCGACGAATTCGTCGGACAGGAAGACATCATGGCGCCGGATCGACCCTTGCGTCGGGCTATTGAAACGGACCGACTGACGTCCGTGATCTTTTGGGGGCCCCCCGGCTCGGGAAAGACGACCCTCGCCCACCTGATCGCTCGACATACGAAAGCGCAGTTTGTTCCCTTCTCGGCCGTGACCGGCGGAGTCCAGGAACTACGGGCGATCATCAAGTCGGCCGAACAGCGACGGACGCTTCACGGGTCCCGCACGATTCTCTTTGTCGATGAAATCCATCGCTTCAATAAAGCCCAACAGGACGCCTTCCTTCCCCACGTCGAACGGGGAACCGTCATTCTGGTGGGAGCGACCACTGAAAATCCGTCCTTCGAGGTGATCAGCCCCCTCTTGTCTCGCTCGCTGGTCGTGGTCCTGAAGCCCCTCTCCGAACGGGCGTTGGAGCAGGTGCTGGACCGGGCCCTCGGCGACGCGGAAAGAGGACTGGGCGGACGGACCGTGCGGCTCTCGACCGAGGCCAGGCGACGGCTGATCGCGTACGGCAACGGGGACGCGCGGGCCATGCTGACGGCACTGGAATTTGTCGTCACTCACGTCTCCGCCGCCCCGGCCGGTGAACGCGTGATCGACGAGGCTTTGCTGGAAGAAGCGTTGGGCAGGCACGCGCTGCGGTACGACAAAGCCGGCGAGGAACACTACAACGTCATCTCCGCGTACATCAAAAGCCTTCGTGATTCGGACCCCGACGGCGCCCTTTACTGGCTGGCGCGCATGGTGGAAGGAGGAGAAGACCCCAAGTTCATCGCCCGCCGGATGGTCATCTTTGCCTCGGAAGACATCGGCAACGCCGATCCGATGGCCCTGGTGGTCGCCACGGCGGTGGCGCAGGCCGTCCAATTCGTGGGGTTGCCCGAAGCGCAAATCAATCTCGCCCAGGGCACGACCTACCTGGCGTCTCGACCGAAAGACAATGCGTCCTATGTCGGGCTGTTGGAAGCCATCCGTGACGTAAAAACCCATGGAAATCTTGGAGTTCCGCTTCATCTTCGGAATGCCGAGACCTCCCTGATGAAGGTGCTGGGGTACGGAGAGGGCTACCGTTATGTCCACGACGACCCCGGCGCGGAGACCGAACAGCGTCACCTCCCGGGCCCCTTGCACGGCCAGCGGTATTATCGTCCAAAAAATCGGCGATAG
- a CDS encoding alpha/beta fold hydrolase, translating to MNVHVNGISLAYSDQGKGLPLIFLHAFPLNRTMWEPQVEALSSEFRIVTVDLRGHGESDAPLWRYTLDQAAEDVRALMDHLSIGQAVLVGLSMGGYILFAFHRRYPDRIKGLILANTRAQGDTAEGKEARFQMAQIAYKKGPAAVADLIIPKLLSPLTIETRPDLVRRVRAMIESTEVSGIAGDLMAMAERTDSIPLLGSITCPVHVIAGELDQATPPADAKLMADRIAGSRFTVIPQAGHLSNLEQPDAFNRVVRAFSGSLAGT from the coding sequence ATGAACGTCCACGTCAACGGCATCTCTCTCGCTTATAGCGACCAGGGGAAGGGATTGCCGCTCATCTTTCTGCACGCCTTTCCCCTTAACCGAACCATGTGGGAGCCGCAGGTCGAAGCGCTCTCATCGGAGTTTCGCATTGTCACCGTTGACCTCCGCGGCCATGGAGAGTCGGACGCCCCGCTGTGGCGTTACACCCTCGACCAGGCGGCGGAAGACGTGCGGGCTTTAATGGACCATTTGTCGATCGGACAAGCGGTGCTGGTCGGGCTCTCAATGGGGGGCTACATTCTTTTCGCGTTCCATCGACGGTACCCCGACCGTATAAAGGGCCTCATCTTGGCCAACACAAGAGCCCAAGGGGACACGGCGGAAGGGAAAGAGGCTCGTTTCCAAATGGCTCAAATCGCCTACAAGAAGGGCCCGGCCGCCGTCGCCGATCTGATAATCCCGAAATTGCTCTCCCCTCTCACGATCGAGACCCGTCCGGATCTCGTCCGCAGAGTTCGAGCCATGATTGAAAGCACCGAGGTCAGCGGAATCGCGGGAGACTTGATGGCCATGGCCGAACGGACCGATTCGATTCCCCTGTTGGGATCGATCACCTGCCCGGTTCACGTCATCGCGGGGGAGCTGGACCAGGCCACCCCTCCCGCCGACGCGAAACTCATGGCCGATCGTATCGCCGGTTCCCGCTTCACCGTCATTCCACAAGCCGGACATCTGTCGAACCTGGAACAGCCTGACGCCTTCAACCGCGTGGTTCGAGCATTCAGCGGGAGCCTGGCGGGAACGTAG
- the folE gene encoding GTP cyclohydrolase I FolE, producing MSGNGRPADVDALRSLVTRMLTALGEKPGRNGLLKTPERVAKALAFMTQGYQRDIDHLLNGALFPIQYDEMVIVKDIDFFSMCEHHLLPFFGKVHVGYLPNKKVVGLSKIPRIVDTFARRLQVQERLTVQIAETLNTKLHAKGVGVVVEARHLCMMMRGVEKQNTVAVTSSMLGEFRSQPQTRLEFLKLIQKTSVGDAD from the coding sequence GTGAGCGGCAACGGCCGGCCCGCCGACGTGGACGCCTTGCGGTCGCTGGTGACGCGGATGTTGACGGCGCTCGGCGAGAAACCGGGCAGAAACGGCTTGCTCAAGACGCCCGAACGGGTGGCCAAAGCGTTGGCGTTCATGACGCAGGGCTATCAGCGGGACATCGACCATCTCTTGAACGGCGCGTTGTTCCCCATCCAATACGACGAGATGGTCATCGTGAAGGACATCGATTTCTTCAGCATGTGCGAACACCACCTGTTGCCGTTCTTCGGCAAGGTCCACGTCGGCTATCTGCCCAACAAAAAGGTCGTCGGTCTCAGCAAGATTCCCCGCATCGTTGACACGTTTGCCAGGCGGCTTCAGGTGCAGGAGCGGCTCACCGTCCAAATCGCGGAGACCCTCAATACCAAATTGCACGCAAAGGGGGTGGGCGTCGTGGTCGAAGCCAGGCATCTTTGCATGATGATGCGCGGGGTGGAAAAGCAGAACACGGTGGCCGTCACCAGTTCAATGTTGGGAGAATTTCGAAGTCAGCCGCAAACCCGCTTGGAATTTCTCAAGCTTATTCAGAAAACCAGCGTGGGCGACGCGGACTAG
- a CDS encoding 6-carboxytetrahydropterin synthase produces the protein MTITRRYRFCAAHRLHSDRLTEDENQAAFGKCNNPNGHGHNYVVLVTINGDGENEDQEIASLDRTVAETVLERFDHHDLNCDSAFTDCTTTGENLVKLIWDLLEPKLLRGKLSKVGVIETRDNYFEYAGMA, from the coding sequence ATGACGATCACCAGGCGCTATCGGTTCTGCGCCGCCCATCGGCTTCACAGCGATCGCCTCACCGAGGATGAAAATCAAGCCGCGTTCGGAAAATGTAACAACCCCAACGGCCATGGCCACAATTACGTGGTCTTGGTCACGATCAACGGTGACGGAGAGAATGAGGATCAAGAGATTGCGTCTCTTGATCGAACGGTCGCCGAAACCGTTCTCGAGCGGTTTGATCACCATGATCTCAATTGCGACTCCGCGTTCACCGATTGCACGACCACGGGCGAAAATCTGGTGAAATTGATATGGGATCTGTTGGAACCGAAGCTGCTGCGCGGGAAGCTGAGCAAGGTGGGAGTCATTGAGACGAGGGACAATTATTTCGAATATGCCGGTATGGCTTGA
- the erpA gene encoding iron-sulfur cluster insertion protein ErpA gives MMLTITPVAEQKIKELMAEEKDVVGLRVYVRGGGCHGYQYGMAFESKMAEDDTVIEMGDVKVIMDSQSAPLLQGAEVDYVDSVQGSGFSIKNPQAKTTCGCGSSFSY, from the coding sequence ATCATGCTGACGATCACGCCGGTGGCGGAACAGAAGATCAAGGAATTGATGGCCGAGGAAAAAGATGTCGTCGGGCTGCGCGTCTATGTCCGTGGCGGGGGATGCCATGGGTATCAATACGGGATGGCCTTTGAATCGAAAATGGCGGAAGACGACACGGTGATCGAAATGGGGGACGTCAAGGTGATCATGGACTCCCAAAGCGCTCCGCTCCTGCAAGGGGCGGAGGTCGATTACGTTGACAGCGTGCAGGGCTCGGGGTTTTCCATCAAGAACCCTCAAGCCAAAACGACCTGTGGCTGCGGCAGCTCATTCAGTTACTGA
- a CDS encoding 2Fe-2S iron-sulfur cluster-binding protein: MPRVTFLHHGEWSGEVDANTSLLDAAKALGLPLNHDCGGNASCTTCRVEVEAGSEHLSEIDFDEQDLLDREALSDPRHRLACQARVLGDVVVRVPKSKWEAQSRDLPGL; encoded by the coding sequence ATGCCGCGAGTGACCTTCCTGCATCATGGAGAGTGGAGCGGAGAGGTGGACGCCAATACGTCGCTTCTGGACGCGGCAAAAGCCCTGGGGTTGCCCCTGAATCACGATTGCGGCGGCAACGCGTCGTGCACCACCTGTCGGGTCGAAGTTGAAGCAGGCTCGGAACATCTCTCCGAGATCGATTTTGACGAACAGGATCTCTTGGATCGTGAGGCGCTGAGCGATCCTCGGCATCGGTTGGCGTGCCAGGCGCGGGTGCTGGGCGACGTCGTCGTGCGCGTTCCGAAAAGCAAGTGGGAAGCCCAAAGCCGCGACCTGCCGGGCTTGTGA
- the nuoF gene encoding NADH-quinone oxidoreductase subunit NuoF, with the protein MLIGEEPRLVQQLDGEPWEIDGYLNVGGYEAWKRCVKELSAAQVVDELKKSGLRGRGGAGFPTGVKWDKVLNHRVRERYFVCNAGEHEPGTFKDRHLLRMLPHQLIEGCLIASHTVKAKASFIYVNHEYHEERENLKKALDQAKARGLLGTNVFGSGVDVDLQIFEGYGSYVAGEETAMLESMQGRPAMPRQKPPFYPTDFGLYGKPTLVNNVETLCNVPRILQKGAAWFTQVGTEKCPGTMMFSLSGAVNRPGVYEMPMGVTIRTLIERCGGGVPGGRKIKAVFPGGPAFSMVTADQLDLRMDFDSLKQAGTGLGSAGVIVVDDATCMVAKTLHFSKFFKNESCGQCPPCRMGTINLAALMSKIEEGHGTQKDLDSLLQLCGFVKGTGYCTLVTGASVLVQSSVKLFRHEYEEHIRLGRCPYQAETAGVGAPS; encoded by the coding sequence ATGCTGATCGGTGAAGAGCCGCGACTGGTTCAGCAACTTGACGGTGAGCCGTGGGAGATCGACGGCTACCTGAACGTCGGGGGCTATGAGGCGTGGAAACGCTGCGTCAAGGAATTGAGCGCGGCGCAAGTGGTGGATGAGCTCAAGAAATCCGGTCTGCGAGGGCGAGGGGGAGCCGGGTTCCCCACGGGAGTCAAGTGGGACAAGGTGCTCAATCATCGGGTCCGGGAGCGATACTTTGTCTGCAATGCCGGCGAACATGAACCGGGGACGTTCAAAGACCGTCATTTGCTGCGGATGCTCCCCCATCAATTGATCGAAGGGTGCTTGATCGCGTCGCATACGGTGAAGGCCAAAGCCTCGTTCATTTATGTGAATCATGAGTATCACGAAGAGCGGGAGAATCTGAAAAAGGCGCTGGATCAGGCGAAAGCGCGCGGTCTTCTGGGGACCAACGTCTTCGGGAGCGGTGTGGACGTGGACCTGCAAATTTTTGAGGGATACGGGAGCTACGTCGCGGGCGAAGAGACCGCCATGTTGGAATCGATGCAAGGGCGTCCGGCCATGCCCAGACAGAAACCGCCCTTTTATCCCACCGACTTCGGCTTGTATGGAAAGCCGACCTTGGTGAACAACGTCGAGACGCTCTGCAACGTTCCCCGGATTCTCCAAAAAGGAGCGGCGTGGTTTACCCAAGTGGGGACGGAAAAGTGTCCGGGCACCATGATGTTTTCATTGAGCGGGGCCGTCAACCGTCCCGGTGTATATGAAATGCCCATGGGAGTGACGATCCGGACCTTGATCGAGCGGTGCGGAGGGGGCGTGCCGGGAGGACGCAAGATCAAGGCGGTCTTTCCGGGGGGGCCGGCATTTTCGATGGTGACGGCCGATCAACTCGACCTCCGCATGGACTTCGATTCGCTCAAGCAAGCGGGAACCGGCCTGGGCTCCGCCGGTGTCATCGTCGTGGATGACGCCACGTGCATGGTGGCCAAGACGCTCCACTTCTCAAAGTTTTTCAAGAACGAGAGTTGCGGCCAATGCCCTCCCTGTCGGATGGGCACGATCAACTTGGCCGCCCTCATGAGCAAGATTGAAGAAGGCCATGGCACGCAAAAGGACCTCGACAGTCTGTTGCAGCTCTGCGGTTTTGTCAAAGGCACCGGCTATTGCACCCTGGTGACGGGCGCATCGGTCTTGGTGCAGAGCAGCGTCAAGCTGTTCCGTCACGAGTATGAAGAGCACATTCGGCTGGGGCGGTGTCCCTATCAAGCGGAAACGGCCGGTGTCGGCGCCCCATCGTGA
- a CDS encoding urate hydroxylase PuuD, translating into MKFLEDPMQTMAAGFALSVVLIVVYLGLTGIGAGEADWPQMILRWIHFLAGITWIGLLYFFNLINAAFLKSLDGPTKNVVIPKLMPAALNWFRHGATVTVLAGVLLYGMMYHKGGTGAVALAIGGLLGIIMMGNVHGIIWPNQKKIIAAVTAAAQGTPAPPEMAQWGRTALLASRVNFMLSIPMLFFMGAGSHFR; encoded by the coding sequence ATGAAATTTCTTGAAGATCCAATGCAGACCATGGCCGCGGGGTTTGCGCTCTCCGTTGTATTGATCGTCGTCTATTTGGGGTTGACCGGCATCGGCGCCGGCGAAGCCGATTGGCCCCAGATGATTCTCCGGTGGATCCATTTCCTGGCGGGGATCACCTGGATCGGCTTGTTGTATTTCTTTAACTTGATTAACGCCGCCTTTTTGAAAAGCCTGGATGGGCCGACCAAAAACGTCGTGATTCCGAAACTCATGCCGGCCGCGCTCAATTGGTTCCGTCACGGGGCCACCGTGACGGTACTTGCAGGCGTGCTCTTGTACGGCATGATGTACCACAAGGGCGGCACGGGGGCGGTGGCCCTGGCGATCGGAGGATTGCTCGGCATCATCATGATGGGCAACGTCCATGGGATCATCTGGCCGAACCAGAAGAAGATCATCGCCGCCGTGACCGCCGCCGCGCAGGGGACTCCGGCGCCGCCTGAAATGGCGCAATGGGGGCGGACCGCGTTGCTGGCCTCTCGGGTGAACTTCATGTTGTCGATCCCCATGTTGTTTTTCATGGGGGCCGGCAGTCACTTTCGATAA
- the mdh gene encoding malate dehydrogenase — protein sequence MKRAKVTVVGAGNVGGTTAQRLAEKDTYDVVLVDIAEGIPQGKALDISQAGPICGYSTRVIGTNGYAETTGSAIAVITSGMPRKPGMSRDELLATNAKIVKSVVSELVSRSPDIILILVTNPLDAMVHVARRVSGLPKSRVIGMGGVLDSARMRSFIAEELNVPGPDVQAMVLGGHGDTMVPLPRYTTVRGTPVSALMSKEKLDAIVKRTRDGGAEIVGLLKTGSAFYAPSASAVDMVEAIYKDEKRVMPCSVLCEGEYGLKNVIVGVPVRIGRAGVEEIVEYDLEPDERTALNASADAVRELCARVDELMA from the coding sequence ATGAAACGAGCCAAAGTCACCGTAGTGGGCGCGGGGAACGTCGGGGGAACGACCGCTCAGCGGCTGGCGGAGAAAGATACCTACGACGTGGTCTTGGTTGACATCGCCGAGGGGATCCCCCAGGGCAAGGCCCTCGACATTTCTCAAGCGGGGCCGATCTGCGGATACAGCACCCGCGTAATCGGCACCAACGGCTACGCGGAAACGACCGGCTCGGCGATCGCGGTGATCACGTCGGGTATGCCGCGAAAGCCGGGGATGAGCCGCGATGAGTTGTTGGCGACCAATGCAAAGATCGTCAAATCCGTCGTGTCCGAGCTGGTGTCCCGTTCCCCGGACATCATTTTGATCCTTGTCACGAATCCGCTGGACGCCATGGTGCACGTGGCGCGTCGCGTCAGCGGTCTGCCTAAGTCCAGGGTCATCGGCATGGGAGGGGTGTTGGATTCGGCCCGCATGCGCTCGTTCATCGCGGAGGAGTTGAACGTGCCGGGACCGGACGTCCAGGCCATGGTGCTGGGAGGGCACGGCGACACGATGGTGCCGCTTCCCCGCTACACGACGGTCCGAGGCACGCCCGTGTCGGCCCTGATGTCCAAGGAGAAGCTGGACGCGATCGTCAAGCGCACGCGCGACGGCGGGGCCGAGATCGTCGGCTTACTGAAGACGGGCAGCGCCTTCTATGCGCCGTCGGCTTCGGCCGTCGATATGGTGGAGGCGATTTACAAGGATGAAAAGCGGGTGATGCCGTGTTCCGTCCTTTGCGAGGGGGAGTACGGGCTCAAGAACGTGATCGTCGGCGTTCCGGTCAGGATCGGACGCGCCGGTGTCGAAGAGATCGTTGAATACGACCTTGAGCCTGACGAACGAACGGCGCTGAACGCATCGGCCGATGCGGTGCGAGAGCTGTGCGCGAGGGTCGACGAGCTCATGGCGTAA